The Amblyomma americanum isolate KBUSLIRL-KWMA chromosome 2, ASM5285725v1, whole genome shotgun sequence genome contains the following window.
TCAAGAAGCATGAAGTATTTGAGCATTTGATATTATTGTCAGGTGTGTTCCACAGGCCTATGACTGGACACGTCAACGCCTGCATTGCATATTTTGCTTTATACACAGGAAAATACAGGTCATTATGAGATGAAAATGGTGCAATATTTATGGTTTATTACAGAgcgctctttttagttttccacacatgCCCGTTATTCGATGAGCGCTGCTTTCCAGTAAGCCAGTCTAGGTGCGCCTCTTCTCGGGTGGTGCGTTTCTCAACAGCCGTTGCGGACGGACACAACTACATTCCTCCGCTCTACTCTCCCTCCTCTTTCCACGACCGCCACTCTTCGGATGGTTTCCGTGGCAGCCACACTACGGTTGCGCCTTcatacgctctcgccataccgtCCTCCTTCCACGGCGGCCAACCTCCGGTCACGCATTCGTCCACTCTCGCCACACTTtcttccttccacagtaaccacaCTATGTGTGGCTCCCGTGGCCATCGTTTATAGATCCTTTTCAGTTCCGCATCTCCTCGCCGCGCCAACAGGGAGCATGCGGCCCGCCGCCGCACccgccaccgcggcgctgctgtcgaagtTTGCGCCAAGgaagtgcgtcgtctgctacagacgCGTACCGTTCCGCTGTCCTCCCGCACGGCGCTTAACCGAAGACATTGCTCACGCTTCGTGGCGTCATTATTTGCGCTTCGTAAGTTTAAATAGTTAAACTACGTGTGCGTAGAAGCGACCAGTGCTTTAGAAGCTTTAGAAAAAGATGGGCATCGGTGATTACGTTTCGCTTTGGGCAGAATAGTTGCTTTCGTGCGTCTGTAGAATGCGGCGTTTCCATCGCATTGCGTTTGAACGGTGACCTTACCCTTCTGTATCAATCCCATTGGTCGCGAGTAATTTTTACTCTTGCTTTCCAAATGCGAAAGTGAGCAAGACAAGAAAGCCTGAACGTCTGCCCCGATTTTATTAAAGATTAGAAGAACCCTCCAGACTAGTCTCGAGAGGTTCCATAAAGCGACTTATTAGTTTTCAAGGCACATATAGAGAGCTGCCCGATAAATATCATGCTGACATTTTTCTGCTGCCTCTGGTAAATACTtatggaataaaaaaaatcacacacacgTCTTTAGTACTTACAGAATAAAAAAATCACACACACGTCTTTAGTGGAGTTGCATCAGCGAATTCCAGTTTATTAAAACTCCTCACACACTTTCAGGCATCTTCCTTTTCACTTCGGTCATTATTTACACAAGCTTTGCTTTTTTACGTTCCCTCCGAGCTCTATTGGCACTGTCGTTCTCTTGGCTCTTCTTCCGGGAAAAAAAGTGCATTCGTGTGACCAAATAGAAGTGTACAATCTGTGCTGTAAAATCACAGCTATGCTCTGGGCAACCGATAGAGTTTGTTCCTCTCTTCGCAAGGGCATCTAAAACATTCCAGAAAAGGTCCCCAAAGGCTTCTTTTTTTGATGTTTGCACAATGGTCTCTTCTATGCTTTTCACGCATGCAAACAGTTTCCTTGAAGGACAAACAAGGCTGCCAGTCACAAACTCTCGTTCAATCACAAGCATAGCTTCAGGCGGTAGAGAGTCTTGTGAAGCCATTGTATCGCTTTTGCACTCCATGCAGGAGGTCACCTTCATCATTTTATGGGCCACGTATCCCGCTAAATAGTACAATGCCGCTTTTTCTGGACTTGAAACACTGTACACGTCATCGTCAAATGGGGCTGACAGCCCCCTCGAAGGCAGTGATGTGAGTCGCTGGAAGACTTCATCTTTAATTTTTCTCTTTTGTAGTAGTGCTTCACGCCGCTTCTCTCCAAGGCTCTCAAATGTGCTCAGCAAAACTCGTTCATCCCCTGCTTCACAGTTCCCTTTTGTGGCAAGCTTAACAGGTGTGTAAAGGGAAAGTAGTCTGAAAAGCTGGCTGAATTTGGTGACGGTTGGATGGTCTTCGTCTCCTCCGAAGGACCTCACGAGCCCAAAGAATCGCTGCAAAGCAAGAAATTTGAGCTTAACAACTGTGATTATGAGGAGTTGAAAGAGGAAACATGATGGAAGGGATACGGTTACCTCGAGTGGATCCTGGTTCAGGCTTGCTGTCAGAATGTAGCTCACGCCTTGGTTGAACAGGAACTCCACAAGTGACAGCACAGACATCAGTGTTACACGTAGGGACTCGATAGTCTGCCTAGATGCGAACAGCTTGACATTAGGAATAGATTCCGTCTCGTTCAACATTGCCAAGAAGTCGTCCAAAAACTGAAAACAtataaatgaaaacagaaaacagTGTTTTGAGAAAATTGGTGAATGAGTGCAAAGTTTTAAGTCTCGGTTCTTTCCCCACAATAAAAAGGCGACATAAAACAATTCTGGCGCCTTAATTTTTGGAGATCCCTTTCGTATTCCAGCTGCAGGAACCTTGGAGTTCAGAATGTCAAAGATGTCATTTAGTAGCATCGTGAACGGTTCCGTTCCAAAACTGTCGGCGAAACCAGGTACCATCATTTGTCTGTAGACCTTCAGGCCAATCGACACACTTCGGCTGAAGAGCTGCAAGCGAAAATGAGTAAAAGAAATTTGTCAAGTTTGGAAAAACATGATGGCAAATTAGTTTTGAAAATGCCTGGACGCTGACAAGCACAGATGTAATGTATAAGCATGCAGTTTTATGGCACCAACTGCTTACAACGTTTACAATGACTGAATGGCCAACTTTACCTGAATCGCCAGACGAACGTTCATGGTCTGGAGCTTCTGTGGCTTGACATGGTGCTCAGTCAACTTAGGAACCACTTTTATAGCGGCCTTTTTTTCCGCCTCAAAAAGACGTTCATAGTGCTGGAAATTTGCTTGGTATTCACCTACCTGCAACAAATTATTGTACACCATTTCGTTATAAGCAGTAATTAAACATAGGTGAACAAGTCTCTGTTACACAGCGTCATCACTCAAGAGGCATGCATATCCAAGTAATTATTTAACTTGCCTGACCATATTTGTGCTTCATCATATGATTCCGGATGCATTTCACGATATGTGGCACGTCACAAATGAAGTGGAGGAATGTTCCCTCTGGAAGGCAGGGATGTTCAATCTTGCACTGTGGGTGCTCCACCTTTCCGCTGATGCCGAGGTGTGTCCACATCGATTTGTTATTTCCGGCACCATCGCTTATCACTGCCAGTACGCGAGCACCATGTTCATGCAATTGTAGCACTGAGCTCATTACCACCTTTGCCAAGacccatcctggcgctgcaccctTAGCTGCAAAAGTTGCTATGGGTTGGACCCATGACGCAAACATTGGGTTGAACATAACAACCAGTGCATGGTCTGCCAGCTGGTCTGTGCCAACTTTAGTAATATCCCCGTAATCTACAAAACCATCAAATTTGTAGGACGACCTGTTAAACTCGGTTCCTTACCTGAGTTTCACTTCATCGATGATTAGACAACCATATGTGTAATGTTCTGGCTTGCCTGCCATATGCAGTTTTATGCTACCAAGGGCAAATTTGTTTAAGCCGTAGCCACATGGAAGACCGTTCAGTAGCTGTACAAGACGGTTGGCACTTGGCAGGGGCAAAATCTTCATGTCAGATAGAGTTCTGTAACACTTTGGGCTTGTCAGCCTCAGAAGCAGACAGATCATAAGCCAGTCTGTAGTGTACCGGTGCCCACGTGGCGACTTAGCCGCTTGTTGCATGATGGCTGCCTGTATGACCATCTTTTGTGCTTCTGGCAGGTCCTGTGTCACTTCACCTAGACTTGTTGAAAACGCTTGCTTCAGTTTTTCACTGAGTTGgctaatttctttcttcttttgctcccgAGCTGCAGCGGCACGAATGAGCCTCTTCCTCAAAACAGGTGCTGCAAGGCACACCTTTTTCTTGGGTTTCAGCCCACTTCTTCTTTTGAGGTCCTTCGTCATTTTCGCACACTTTATACAGACTCCTTTTTCTGCCTCAGTAAGAACTCTGCACTGCTTTTGGTATACAGTTCCTCCCCTGCTAGAGTTGCACCATGACAGGCTTGCATAGTTTGTACAACCTGCACAATTGCCTCTACGTCTGCTAACGAAGTGATTGCCAAATCCATGGGCAGCGTCGGCACCAGTTTTCCGCGGGCAGATACAACATAACTCATGTCTTCGCGAACTACGACACTCTTGAGTACTGTATATACATCTGCCTCCAATCCTGCCCTGTAAAAAACAATCTGTGATCGGCGCCCATTTTCATCTTCAAGAGCTGCCGATCTCCACTGACGAGGTAACCTCAAAGAAGCGCTCTTCTCCACCAGCTCATTAACATGCAAGCAGCTGTCTTGCACGGGCTCTGGTTGCTCTCGCTCGATATCGATATCTTCTGCAGCGTCGCTCTGCGTTGCCACTGCGTCTCTTGAGACGGTTGCTCTCTTTTTCGGAGATTTTCGCCGTTTACGATTCGAGGAGAAGTACAGCGGGAGATTAGGAAATATGGTAGGAATTGCATCACTCCTTAGAGACCATACACCGCGCTCGATTTCAATCACTTCTCCGTTGATTACATGCTTATATGACTTCAGAATATCCCCTTCTTGGAAGTGGGCGTCGCACACTTTGCATGTTTTCCCCAACACCTTGTCTGCACGGGGTATCGCTCTCGACCATTTTGCAAGGAGATTTGGATCGGTTGGCGGAGAAAAGAAGTGCCTTTTCTCCGTGTTGCGCCGGTACCCGCTGGTACATCCCGGCACAAAACACGTTGGCATTTGGTTGACAGTCCTAGCACACTCTAAAGACCATAAATGACGCACACCACCTACCCTCTGACAGCGAAAAAATCCAAAACCTGGCGCTCGAGAACATTCGGCAGCCCACGCTACTTGCAGGTTGGGTCCACACCATGAGCGTCCGCACCCGACCACACACCTAAAGCTGCTGAAGCGTAGTGCACAAACACTCAACTCATAACGACAGGATCACTTGAGAACAAAAGAACGCGACGCAAATGCGCACGACAAACGGAGCGTCAGCAACGTTGCTGCACTGCGGCGTGGCTAGCTAGCGTCGAGCGTGGCGCAAACTTCGACTGCAGCGCCATCTCAGTGGCCGGGCGCAAAACGCGGCCGCTTCGGGAGGAGAAGTTTCGAAACTAAAAAAGCTTTATAAACGGTGCCCGTGGCAACCACTTCCCGGTTACGCAATCGTGCGCACTCCTCCATACCCTACTCCTTCCATGGTAGCCGTCCTCTGGCCATACGCGCCTCCTTCCACGATACCACATTCGGATGACTCTTGTAGCAGCCATCCTCCGGTTGCACATTTCTCCGCTCGTCGTATCCTCCTCCCTCTATGGTAGCCACCCTGACAGTGGCTACCTTGgcaacgcaccccccccccccccggttaaCGCCAACTACTACTAATTACTAGTGCTAACCActaacaacaacgacgacgacgattacgacgacaacgacaacgacaacaacaacagcaagaacagcagcagcagcagcagcagcagcagcaacaacaacaataggtTAACAGCTGTCGTTGTAATAATGTCCTTAACTTTACGATCACTGTGTTGACTAAAGGTGCCAGTGCGTACAAAATTTTGAAATCCTCAAAACAACACCGCGGGAAATCAGTGTGCCACAGTGGCATAATCGGAATGAATGTCAACCACAATACGCTTTTTTCAGATGCATCGAAATGTCCTCACATGGGCGTTTTTTTTAGGGGCTATACAGTAAACCTATGGCACTAATAGATGTTTCCTGTCGTTCCGGAAATAGCCAGCAGCAGCGAATTCGTGTTGCATCAGCAGCAGCTATTTAGTGTTAGCATAACTCTATGATGTTTGCTCATCTTGATCTAAGCCACTAGCATGCTGAATTTCATTACTGCTTCACTCGAGCGATACTACAATCTGCTTTGTCTAGCGGAGTGAGGCTCCCCCTCAAACCTAGTCCACTTTGCTTCGTGCTGCCCCATGGTAGTCTGCAATCATTGATCGCAGTGCGAGAGGTGCTATTGTCTGCGCTTCTGCCATTCTgtgttttccttttcctttctgaGGCGAGGAAACAGCAAAGTGTACCAGCTCTGTGGTGCGGGACCTTCGTCACGGGAGCGCGCCAACGGAAGCTATCTATCCCCTTCACAGGACGACGACGGGTGAGCCTGTGACGAGCTCCCAGAATCCCGTCGCGGTGTTCAAGGACCAACCTCCCCCGAAGCCCTCCTTATTCTCTCGGTTACGGGGCTTCATGAAAAAGGCGCCCCCCGAAGCCAACAGGTGCGTGCTCTCCAATTTTGCTCTGTTGCATTTGTATGCAGGGGTGGGTACGCGAGCTGTGGGGCTCCGTGCTCGAAGGCTTGACCTGCGGTGAAAAGTATATGAAGGAGCCAGGTTTTGCTAATTTGGATCTGCACTTGATTTTTCAAATGGCCACAGGCTCCGATCTGCACCTCATGCAGCCAGTGGCGAGCTGGAGAACATCTGGGTGATTCGTGAAAAATTTTTCTGTCGCTGGCCATGTCATTTTTGCGAACTCCTCGACTTGTGACTGGCGATAAATTTGTTTCTAGCGAGCATGTCTAGGCATGTTGAAAGGAAAAGCGAGGACTTCAGGCGCGAATTTGTTTTGACGGTCACAAAAACCAGTTTCGTGCTATTGAGGAGGAAAAACGTACAATTTAGgcgataataatattaataataataataataataataataataataataataataataataataataataataataataataataataataataataataataattggttttttggggggaaaggaaatggcgcagtatctgtctcatatatcgttggacactgaaccgcgccgtaagggaagggataaaggagggagtgaaagaagaaaggaagaagaggtgccgtagtggagggctccggaataatttcgaccacctggggatctttaacgtgcactgacatcgcacagcacacgggcgccttagcgtttttcccccataaaaacgcagccgccgcggtcgggttcgaactcgggaactccggatcagtagtcgagcgccctaaccactgagccaacgcggcggggctAGGCGATAGTGCAGAagatgaaattgaaaaaaaaagatggtaaGCATGCTTCCGCTTCTTGCCTGCAGCGTTGGCGCAAACTCACTTGCATAGCTAGGGGAACGTAATTATAACAGCAACAGTTGATTGCATGAAGAgtatcattttttttaaattactatATCCTAGTGTCAGGCGTACTATAGAGGCAGAATGCAGTTGGCCTCGAAGGACAGACTACCGCTATGTGCTGACAAAGAGGCTGCTTTGAaagcttttgtaagctagaaagGAACGAGAGTGAAGTTTAGCAGCTGCCACCACCAGCCTTTTTCACGAGTACGATTTACGATGTCAGTAAAATGTTTTTgaataaaagttaaaaaaaaggaaCTATAACGGTCTTAGTGTTCGGCAGCTTTCGCATTGCTATCGCTAATGCACTTGTATGTtataaggaagccaaaagtcaccggaACCAAGTCAGATAACggtatgtttctttttatttttagtttcggTTATCTGAGGTAAATTAATAGTGCAACTTTTCCATTGCTGAAAGTTCACTTTTTAGAAAACAGTAGATTAggctctcaaggttaggttacacgcaaacataaataccccccaaTGCAGAAGTTTCAACAGCCgccaccgtagctcagtttgtaggacagcggacgcgaaattcgaaggtcgtgggctcggatacTTCCGGCAgcttgcgcttatttttattctgtTTTCTAATAAGTTAACCTTTTGTGATAAGTTAACCTTGAGTCACTTATCATAGATCCCCACaaatgtaaaaaacaaaacacaaacattTTCTAAagctgcttggtttcggtgactgttcgcttccttcgtATGTATGCCTTAATGAGTTCCTCATCTTTCTTCCGTTGTCTGCTTTTATCTAATAaggaagacaaaaacaaaaaattatgaaCCTCATGACGCTCGGCTTCACTGGCGGCGTCCCAAGTTTGATGCGCACACGCGTGCGAAAACATTCCAAGTTGGACTCGAAGTTTCTCTACATTCAAGGCATATGGTAACTAGCgttaaagacaaggacagaagagaggCGGACAGCACGAATGCTAGACTGGGAAAACGTCTTTTGAAGTTTAGAAAACGTCTGCGGAGGTATCAAATGCCGAGTTGCTGGAGTTTAGCAGCAGGAAGAGCCTGGCGGGGTTGTCCTCATTGTTTGTTTGAGTTTAAAATCGTGCGTGCACACAATCGGCGCCCGAATGACATTCAGAAAGCTTAGATTCAGTCTGCATTGAAGCCTATATTACTCCTCAATATATATTGAGCGTTCCATCGCTCCTATATATCTCCAAGCGGTATTTTATGAGAAGAATAAAGCTCTGGGCACACGAACCTCACCATAATAAAACCATCAATGAGAAATTTATGCAGAAGTCGTTTATTTAGTTCGTGAAACGTCCCCTTAACTGATGTTCTCGAACAGTTTGTacacttttgaggaagaaactTGAGGGGTACTCTGGAAGACTGCCTAGCGAACTTAAATCGGGGGTAGGTTTTTATCATAACATTAGAAATAAAATTTCCAGCCCTTCTTAATTGCGGGCACCCTTCCTACGTTCCGAATGGAGTGCATTCAAATCTGCACGTACTGCGCACAATCGACTGCTGCGGTTTTCCTATGAGGATAACAAAAATTAACATCACAGAAAATAATGTACCAAATTACCCTGACATCATCGTGTGCTCTCAATTTTGTGGGAGCTGCATCAGCATCGTCGGCGCTATCACTTCTGCTACATCAGGTGGCACTGCCGCAATCTGGAAGCCATGTATGTCGTTAAATTTAAGGCATTGGTTTGCGACATTTTTATGTTGGATGCTCATTTTCGTCATGTAGACGTTCATTAATCCTAGTCTCGAACTGAGTTTATTAAGTAATGAATGCTTCCTTCATAGAGCCGAAGGCCGGGAACAATATTTATTAGGTTCTTTGCTCGCTGAACTAAGACAATATATCTTTTTAAGTGCTTATTACGTCGACCTTTGCGTTGCGATTGTATTCGTCTACGGATTTATGCACTACCTTTTTGCGCAAGACATCTCCCTATATAAGTAATTATAAACAGGCATAAAGTGACACTCCGCTCGCTCTCAGGGATTCCGACCAGACTCAGGACCACATGACGACCATACCCGAGGGCTACCCGGTCACCGAGACCGTCCAGGCGGCGGAGGTagcgccgaccgcggcggcacagCCGGTCCCCGAAGAGCTGCCGTTTTCCTCGCAGCCGCCGGTGCAGGTTTACCAGGCCATGTCCGGTAAGACTGAGGCTGACTGCGCAAAGGACGCTGTGCTGCGATCGAAAACTAAGCGAACACACGTACGAAGAAGGCACAACAAGTACAGAACACAGGAGAAGCTCCCTCTACTTGATCTCAGCGATATTAAACTACATGTTCTGGCGCAAGTTTGGTTGGCGCATCGCGCTTCTGGGTGCAGGAAGCCGGGATAACCCATGTGTCCCTCGCTTGGGAAAATGACCAGAGACCCCTCTCAGTTTTCACAAAAGCAGCTGGTTGGATAATAAATATTCCAAGTTATGTATTTGCGTTCTGAATTAGTTGGACAGCGCTCGCCGGAGTTCTCCCCGGCAAAAGCAATTCCAGAATTTTTTCAATGTATTGAATGGGTAGCGTTGAGATTGTACTAAGACTTCTGCTGACTAAGCACAAGCTGGGCTGTGCTATGGCGATCATCTCAATTTCAAGATCTGTAAGCCAAGTCATACGAATTGAATTTGTATTTTGCTTCCGAAATAATAATATTCACGGTACAGCTTAGCGTAAGAGCTGAATATATACAGAATATACAAACTGaaaaagagaagcaaggaaaggtATGCTGTCAAGAGGGCTCGGACATAATGAAGCATAAAAGTGCAGCACAAAGAGAAGGTTGTGAAAAACAAGTGATGGTACATAAGCGTCAAACATGGCGAAAAACGCAGCCTTAAATGCCAAATTGTGCggaacaaaaagtaaataaaaatggtacaaataaaaaataaatagccccccgcaaaaaaaaatacaagtaaCATCTTGACGAAAACAAACCCAGTAAGAAGTAAAGGCAAAACATGATTACGGAGCAGTAAGGAGGCGATAGTAAGCAATGACCGAAAATACACCAAGGAACAAAAATTGAAATAATAAAAACGGAGTACACAATCCCAGATTTTCGTTAATAGTGCGCGATGTTCAACTGTGCGGCATGTCACCGCCTTATAAAGGCGGCAAGCGAGGAAAAGGGCGAGATTTCGCGCAAGCCCTCAATCCTGGCGTCTGCGTTGTCTTCTACGCTGTTCTCTTCGCTAGGACACCCACACTGCCAGACTATGTGTCTAAAAAAACGGTAAAAAGCAGAATACGTGCAGGACTAAGATAAGTCACTGTGGCGCGCGTTCTCTTTGTCTTTCGTATTCCTGCAGCTTACGCACGCGAAACGCAGTTATCATAAAAATAGCAACAAGGAGATTTGTCAACATGTGCCAAGTATTGCCTGGAAAGTGAACCATTTGGTTTCCACTAGCCTGCTTTGAAGATAAAACACAATAACGGCGGCATGAATTGCTTTTGTAATGTTCGAGTTGCTAGAAGGCGTAAAATATCCGAATCTTTCAAAGGCGCTTTTCTGTCTTTCTGTTTTCCACTTAAGACCTTTTTTGCTTTGCAAATAGTGTGTTGCATAGCGTGTGTCCTTGTGAAGAAagcagcgtagcagacgacgctcgtACTGGAAAGGACTTAGTGTGCTTGCGCGAACTCTACCCTGTTTCCCCGCTTATCGCCGGTCCCAATGCGTTAACAAGCTTAGTTGTTGACGGTTGCGCGATATTAGTTAGTTTTAGAATACGAGGACTCTATCGATTAGGGGGATAGGGAAATTGCGGGGCGCAGTGCGCATAGGCAGAACAATAACGCCCTTCTAATTATTGTCCCGCGCATACACACTGGTGCCTCATTGTTCACCTATCCCTCTAAACGATAGCGTCTTCCTGTTTTAAAGGTCCCTATTAGCGCGGAGGCGTTAGGGGTAGCGGTCAGCGGAGAACCCGGCGTAGGTGACATGGTCgccggtgtgtgcagaaaagccGTATTGGTCGAGATGGTCGTGATGTCACATGCAGAGCTGTGGAATGTGAAGTGTTTAGAAGTTGAAAGA
Protein-coding sequences here:
- the LOC144120126 gene encoding uncharacterized protein LOC144120126 encodes the protein MKKAPPEANRDSDQTQDHMTTIPEGYPVTETVQAAEVAPTAAAQPVPEELPFSSQPPVQVYQAMSGKTEADCAKDAVLRSKTKRTHEKRRILALTSNVLKYLFTLGPRTTTGVEEVACRVPQGLW